One genomic window of Candidatus Methylomirabilota bacterium includes the following:
- a CDS encoding glycosyltransferase family 87 protein: protein MTGSPVGEAHPRALSALGRTAVTLACLALLGWNAALVLVMERGLVRSDFGKLHASARAYLAGRDMYDLGPATLSPVRGMSGDILHYIQFLNLNPPHFHLILLPLAPLPGRWALVVWGIVSLACLGLSLHLIAREAGVVLTPWRRRLVVLGLLSFAGFGAVAVTGQVSFVLLLPMTLAWIRARRGSWAEAGVYLGLVMSVKPFLGIFLPYLVLRRRLDALGATLGAAAGAFLLGLGIFGWDAHRSWIAGLSAVTWEWVAMNASLLGFLKRVLAPSAYYAPLFDAPGLIGPIWLLLSAAVGVVSLTIAATDSSARTVDRGFAVLLFAALLISPLGWTYYWWLALGPMVALVAAWNPLAQGTTLSSTARWRRALLLVAVPGLLWPLPATVAFQPNPWATALTGSAYFWATLALWAALIADWRLAGGRVGALVARERRQLRDAA, encoded by the coding sequence ATGACAGGCAGCCCCGTCGGCGAGGCACACCCGCGAGCGCTCTCGGCCCTCGGCCGCACGGCCGTCACCCTCGCCTGTCTCGCGCTCCTGGGCTGGAACGCGGCGCTCGTCCTGGTGATGGAGCGGGGACTCGTCCGGAGCGATTTCGGGAAGCTCCACGCATCCGCCCGGGCCTACCTCGCCGGTCGGGACATGTACGACCTGGGGCCGGCCACGCTGAGTCCGGTGCGCGGGATGAGCGGCGACATCCTCCACTACATCCAGTTCCTGAACCTCAATCCGCCCCATTTCCACCTGATCCTGCTGCCGCTGGCGCCGCTCCCCGGGCGCTGGGCGCTCGTGGTCTGGGGCATCGTGAGCCTGGCCTGTCTCGGCCTGTCGCTCCACCTGATCGCGCGTGAAGCCGGCGTGGTGCTCACGCCGTGGCGCCGGCGGCTCGTCGTCCTGGGCCTGCTGAGCTTCGCGGGGTTCGGCGCGGTGGCGGTGACCGGGCAGGTCTCCTTCGTCCTGCTCCTTCCCATGACACTGGCGTGGATTCGCGCGCGGCGAGGGAGCTGGGCCGAGGCCGGCGTCTACCTCGGCCTCGTGATGAGCGTGAAGCCCTTCCTTGGCATCTTCCTGCCCTATCTCGTGCTGCGCCGGCGGCTCGACGCGCTCGGCGCGACGCTCGGCGCGGCCGCGGGCGCGTTCTTGCTGGGGCTCGGGATCTTCGGGTGGGACGCCCATCGATCCTGGATCGCCGGGCTCTCCGCGGTGACGTGGGAGTGGGTCGCCATGAACGCGTCCCTGCTCGGCTTCCTCAAGCGCGTGCTCGCGCCCAGCGCGTACTACGCGCCCTTGTTCGACGCGCCGGGTCTCATCGGGCCGATCTGGCTCCTCCTGTCCGCGGCCGTCGGAGTCGTGAGTCTCACCATTGCCGCCACCGACTCGAGCGCCCGCACGGTCGATCGGGGCTTCGCGGTGCTCCTCTTCGCGGCGCTTCTCATCTCGCCGCTCGGCTGGACCTACTACTGGTGGCTCGCGCTCGGTCCGATGGTGGCGCTCGTCGCCGCGTGGAATCCCCTCGCGCAGGGGACGACCCTTTCGAGCACGGCCCGCTGGCGCCGGGCGCTGCTCCTCGTCGCGGTGCCAGGGCTCCTCTGGCCCCTACCCGCCACGGTGGCGTTCCAGCCCAACCCCTGGGCGACCGCGCTGACCGGCTCCGCGTACTTCTGGGCGACGCTGGCGCTCTGGGCGGCGTTGATCGCGGACTGGCGCCTGGCCGGCGGCCGCGTCGGCGCCCTCGTCGCCCGGGAGCGACGTCAGCTCCGGGACGCGGCGTGA
- a CDS encoding retroviral-like aspartic protease family protein: MGRAPARLLVLLPLVALLGAGPGDLNEAGKAAYQRGEYAEAERLFSQAVARTPSDPLLHYHRGAALTKLGRFQEATVAYETALRLNPPPAVATAAREGLRAIGALGAPPRPRRSEETVIALTKVPGGWLTEVVINGSWTGPLLLDTGASVTLISPAVARLAGLDIGPDTPVVEVQGIAGRTRGPIVTLTSLQVGEVEARGIRAVVVGLPTGLNGLLGNSFLTRYTFTLDPREGALRLQPR, from the coding sequence GTGGGTAGGGCCCCAGCGCGCCTCCTCGTGCTCCTGCCCCTCGTCGCGCTCCTGGGGGCGGGTCCGGGCGATCTCAACGAGGCGGGCAAGGCCGCGTATCAGCGGGGCGAATATGCCGAGGCCGAGCGCCTCTTCAGCCAGGCGGTGGCCCGCACACCCAGTGACCCGCTGCTCCACTACCATCGCGGCGCCGCCCTCACCAAGCTAGGGCGCTTCCAGGAAGCCACGGTTGCCTACGAGACGGCCCTGCGCCTGAATCCACCGCCCGCGGTGGCGACGGCGGCGCGGGAGGGGCTCCGCGCCATCGGCGCCCTCGGGGCGCCGCCCAGACCGCGGCGGTCCGAGGAGACGGTCATCGCCCTGACCAAGGTTCCCGGCGGCTGGCTCACCGAGGTCGTCATCAACGGGTCCTGGACCGGCCCGCTCCTGCTCGACACGGGCGCGAGCGTGACCCTCATTTCGCCCGCGGTGGCCCGCCTCGCCGGGCTGGACATCGGGCCCGACACGCCCGTGGTCGAGGTGCAGGGGATCGCCGGGCGCACGCGGGGCCCCATCGTCACCCTGACTTCGCTCCAGGTCGGCGAGGTCGAGGCGCGCGGGATCCGCGCGGTCGTCGTCGGGCTGCCCACCGGCCTGAACGGCCTGCTCGGCAACTCCTTCCTGACCCGCTACACCTTCACCCTGGATCCGCGCGAGGGAGCGCTCCGGCTGCAGCCGCGATGA